The uncultured Carboxylicivirga sp. genomic interval AGAAGGTGGAACTTGTTGAATTCTGTATTGATCACTAAGCAGCTATGTTTTGATTATCACCCCTCCGAAACAGATAGAAAAGCTATAGGCTAGCAGCTATTAGCTCTTAGGATCTAGGTTTTAGGGATTAGGCTTAAAAAGCCTGATCCCCTTGAAGCCTGAACGTAGTTCTAAACAATCAACACCGAATAAACCCGGCTCCACGGGCCAGCCAAAGCCTGATAACTGGTGTGGTACCATCTAAAATATAAGTAAATACGTTTGCCGGCATTGTTGGCTCCGGTTTCGAGTACAAAAGTAGCACGTGTTGAAAGACCTTGTTTCAATGCTTCATCATGTACCGATTCCGGAGGGGTATCGCTAATAATATATCGATACTGTACACAATTGGCCTCTTTTAAAATGGCAGTACGTTCGTCGTGGTTATTCTTAGACTTAATAGATAAGCTACCACCTCCTATCTGCTGTATCATGGGCACAACCTGTGTGTCAATTGGAGTAACAGGTTTGCTGCGCGATGACTTTGCTAAATCACCACTTTTAATATTGAAAACAGTAAGGTCGGTAAGCGTAACATTTGGCGAAGACGCTATGCGATCGAGTAGATGACTTGTTTGATCAAACAGTTTAGTTTTTTTAATTACCGAGTGTAATTCCTCCGTAACCAGCATGGTTCGTTCACTTCTTTTGTTGGAGTACGAAGAGAAAAAATTATTCCATTCGGTTAAAAAACTATGCCAGATTTCTTGTTCCTGGGCTAATATGCCCAGTCGTGTGGCATTGGTTTCGGGTGTTCCTTCAGTTAAATAGCTATCGGTAGCAATTAAGTAGGTATTAAACTCATTAATCGATACAGGTATTCGGGATTTGCTTGGCATGTTATAAAAGTTTAAATGAATAATAAAACAAATAGAAATATTTATTGATTATAAATGTACTTTAAGGATAAAACATAAAAAATAGTAGAATTCTACATGTAGACATTTTGTATGTGCTGCTATTACTGGCTTATGGCGGTTTTTTGATGGTGTATTAGTTGAGTATAATAATATGATATAATTATAAAATAATTATATTAGTAATTATCATTTATGTAACGTATGAAGAATAAGGTAAAAATAAATTGTGTCGAGAATTATACTTCTTCTCATGGAGATAAGATACTGGCCGAGGTTGGTAAGCAAATGAAGGGTGTTTATTTGAATGAGCATGCTTACTGTGGAATACTTAACCTCAATACTCATCTGTTTACTTTATATAAGTGTTCGTTAAACAATGAATTGGCCTTTAGTCCAAACATTGATTTTTGGAAACAGCCATCGCTACCCTTTTTATTGCAGCTAATGCCCAATCAGCATAAAAAACTATTAATTAAAAGCATGAACGAGATTGATTCTTTTTTTCAGAAAAATCATTCAGTTAATCGTTCTCATTACCGCTTTAGTTTTGATACTAATGTAAGTATTACAAATAAGGGTACATGGCGCGTACTGGTACATATGCAATATTTGCAAAAAGTGCCGGACATAAGTTATGATAGTTGCCTGTTTACCATGTTAACTATGCGTAAAATAGCTAAACCAACACCCTTTTTGCGTAGTTTTTATAAGCACCCATCTTATAAGTTAGCATTGTTTAAGCGCGGAGAGGGGCGAAGCCCTTCTTTTACACAAAATAAAATTAATGTAATTAAGTTGTTGGCTTTGGGCTATAGTCAAAAAGAAATTGCAGCACGTTTGAAATGTTCCGAGTCAAATATTAATAATACATTGGCTAATACCCGTAAAAAGCTACATTTGTTTAATAATTCGCACCTGGTACACTATGCACATTGTTATGGACTTTTATAAGTTAGTATTTTTGAGCTTTAAGTTAATGTAGTTTGGGTATCTTTTATAAGGTATTTGTTTAGTGTGGGTTATGGGTGGTTGGCGAGTAGTGTAGCTGCTTAATAAACTTCGATGGTAACGGAGTTTTAAAGAAAAACTCCGTTACCGAGGAAGAAAACTCCGTTACCGAGAAGAAAAACTCCCTTACCGAGAAGAAAAACTCCTTTACCGAGAAAGAAAACTCCCTTACCGAGAAAGAAAACTCCCTTACCGAGAAAGAAAACTCCGTTACCGAGAAGAAAAACTCCGTTACCAAAGAAGAAAACTCCCTTACCGAGGAGTAAAACTCCCTTACCGAAGAAGAAAACTCCTTTACCGAGAAGAAAAACTCCGTTACTGAGAAGAAAAACTCCCTTACCGAAGAACAAAAATCCTTTACCGAGAAAGAAAACACCGTTACCAAAAAACTCCCTTTAGGCTATTTAAGTATTAACTGCAATTGCGGTCCTACCTTAGCCATCCAAAAATAATATCTGATTAAGTTATATTCAACCCAACAAGGTACATGTTAATACTTTGTATAATACAATATAAGATATATGGGTGTGATTATATATTCTATAGGTATTGATAACTAAATCAATAGAATTTATCTACAAAATTACTTCGTTAAACAAAAGAAGCTGAGGTATATTAGCATAATACTCGTATTCTGTTATTTTTGTAAAAACTAAATTATTAAAATCAAACTCTATGAAATCCAATATAGCAATCTGCTTATTTACCTATTTATTTAATGTTAAACGTTTATAATCGTATGCTATTATTAAACGCTTATAAATACTTAAAAAGGAATAGGTGTTTGATTACCTAATAGTTAAGCTAAATATATAAAATACTGGAATAAGACATATAAGCGATGTAACCGTCATATACTGACGGTTATATCGTAGTTGTGTGCAACCTAAAGAAGCCATGTACTAATAAATAAAAATGGATAAATATTATGAACGGTGAAAGTACATTAAGAATTTTTATTGATGAAAGATGGACAATCGATGAGCTTTCGTCTTTTATTGATACACTTCAGTATTTTAATGATATCTTGTTGTATAGGAATAGATTTCCTTATAGGGGAAGACATGATTACTATGATTATGATGATGAATTTGAATACAATCCCCTCTTTTATTGGATTAACAAATACATAGACAAGGATATTTTAGTGTACAACTATGGAAGCCGAGGAGGTTTTAAAAGAATAAAAACTTATACTAAATC includes:
- a CDS encoding helix-turn-helix transcriptional regulator — its product is MKNKVKINCVENYTSSHGDKILAEVGKQMKGVYLNEHAYCGILNLNTHLFTLYKCSLNNELAFSPNIDFWKQPSLPFLLQLMPNQHKKLLIKSMNEIDSFFQKNHSVNRSHYRFSFDTNVSITNKGTWRVLVHMQYLQKVPDISYDSCLFTMLTMRKIAKPTPFLRSFYKHPSYKLALFKRGEGRSPSFTQNKINVIKLLALGYSQKEIAARLKCSESNINNTLANTRKKLHLFNNSHLVHYAHCYGLL